tctaatttcaagaaaaacaaaaaattaattgcttgttttgtgtgtttatttcttttgatgcaatttatttatttttattcaatgtttaataatgattgagcatTTGTGTGATCATCTTATTGCGTGAGaataatttaggttaaaataaatccaagttgcctgcaaaaatatttttgaaatttaaaaaagaaatggtatcaaaagggcattagagaaatttagtgTAACCAAATCTCCGTACCCTTAGTcaggttcgtaggagtaaaataattatcccattattttacttaggtgtctaattgatCTACactaaaccgattagtggcgactcctagataataatcatttgcatattaaatatttgaacttttaagTCACGAATTAGTATGAGTTTGGGAAAatccgagctaagtttaaagatttagtagtccattagcctaaattTAGGTGGTGCACTCGAAATTAGGTCACGACAATGAGTTGCAAATAGCAATTAAAGTTGCAAACTATGAAAGCATAGTGATGCGGTTGACGCAACTGGCATTGTGATGGCCACTAGAGAAACGCAACCAATGTGGCTAGCGTTACTAAATAAATAGTGACTTTGATACCAAGTTGAGAATTGAGATAATTGGTACAAACCTACGCTATGGGGAAGTCATGGTAGGTCTTGGCATGGGATATTAAGCATATTATAATTTGATACTCCGCACTAGTTTGACTAATGGACTTGGCCATTAATTTTTGCCTTGAGATTATTGATTCAATGAGTATTTTCAGATACATATAAAGTTTTCTTGAAACAATATAAGTCATCTTTAACCCTATAACTATTTTATGAATTGGATTTGGATAAATGTATATTTAGTattgttttataaaaattaacaatGGATACACGATCTTTAGAAGAGATTTTGTTGAGTTTTGACTTTTAAATTAGAGCTTTTTGAAGGGGGACTATAAATGGGATGTGTTGCATAGCATATTTCTAACCTTGGCCTCCACATTCTCtcccttctttgttttttctatcttcttattaaatttttagattttgttgCTCCCCAAGTggttttctgaccaaaaaagtGGTTGTTTGACATTTTTGGATTGTATTCTTAAACTTGTTATTGAATATATGTTGTGTCTCAAGTGGTTTTGATTTAGCTTTCATCCTTTTTCTATTTGGGCTTTGATTTGTGCTTCCATTTTGGGTTTTCCAAATATATGTTGTGTCTCGAGTGGTTTTGATTTAGCTTTTATCCTTTTCTATTTGGGCTTTGAAGGATCAAGATGAAGGTGTTATTAGAGCCTCATGCAGGAAGTACCCTAACAACATGACTTTGGCTGACATTAAGAAGATGGAAGAGAGCGTACAGTACCATCCAATTGTCCATGTTCAACAAAGTGCTTCGAGAGGTCGCCGATGAAGAAATGACTTTGGGATTGTGGAAGAAGCTCAATAGCCTCTACATGAAGAAATCTCTTACAATGATATCATTCTTGAATTAACATCTTTACATGCTAAAAATACTAGAAGGTACTCCTACTTAAGAACATCTagatgaattaaataaaattgtaatggATATGAAAAATCTAGGGAAAATGACACTAGAAGTGCtcaaaagttgtgtatgacACTCATTTTagtaccaattttttttttttcaaatcacttaagtgatgcttttttaaaaagatgatTACTTTAGTACTAACTCCGATTAGGTTACTAAAAatctaacgtggcaattttttaattaatttttcagttCTACATGGTTTGCCAACATGTTCAGTTAATATATGACCCCTAAAAATAGTAGTCTAAAAGTCATAAATAGTGATCATTTGAATActaaattttgtttaaagtaaTCATTCAGTACcaattattgttaaaaagaGATCACTTCAATGCCAAGTATGGCACATGGAAATTTCAAGTGgacatataaaatttttaattataaaagtcacttattatttttttagaatttctcactattggcacttaagtgatctaatGAAAAATTTTGTACTAAAGTAAGTGTCATACAcaatttttgacacttttacTATCTTCTACCGAAAAATCTAGTTTTGGAGTTAGATGAAAGAGACCAAGCTCTAATTGTGTTATGCTACTATCAAGCTCGTATGAGAATTGTGAATTCTATGCTATATGAAAGTGAATCAATAACTCTTGGGGATGTGAATGCATCGTTGAATTCCATGGAAATGCATACAAAATGAATGTGAGTGGAATTGGCGATAAAACCAATGACTTAGTTGTTAAGGGAATATAGAATCGTTGTGATAGGCGCAAGATTAATAAAGGGCGTTCAAAGTCTTAGTCAAGCTGGGACAAGAGCAAGGTGGAGTTTTACTATAATGACAAATTCAAACGCTACATAAATGAGTGCCCCTTGCTCCAAACTAAGAGGAAGAAGTCGATGGAGAGTCCAATTTGGCTAGTCTAATGAAGGACAACAAGTCAATTGAAGCAGAAAATGTTcttactatttatttatttatttttttttttgggattattGTGTTGGCAAAATGGATTTTGGATTTGGAATTTTCACACCGCATATGTCCATATAGACATTGATTCTACACATATGAGAAAGTCAATGGTGGTTCAGTTTCAATGGGCAACAATGCATTTTATAGGATTGTGGATGTTGGTATGATACAAATCAAATGTCATGACAAGACACTAAGAACTTTGACAGACATTAGGCACATCCCAAATTTAAAGAAGAGTCATATTTTGTTAAGCAATTTGGATCCTATTGAATGTGTGGAGGTGGAgttttgaaaatctcaaagggCTCCTTGATTGTAATGAGAGGTAACAAGAGGAATAGCCTTTATATTATGTAGGGAAATACTGTTGTGAGAGCTTCAAATTCTAAGAAATCAAGGTTATGGCATATGTGGTTGGTCACATGATCGAAAGAGAAATAGCTATATTGAGTAAACATGGTTTACTTTATGGGAAGCATACAATCTATCTTAACCTCTAAAAGCATTGTGTTTTCGGGAAGCATTGCATAATTAGTTTACGTATTGGGGTGTAATCGACTACATTCACTTCGATTTGTGGGAACATGCACATGTTACATCTAAAGGTCATGTAGTTTATCTTCAATCACTTTCTCGAGAAAGTTTTATGGCCTTTGCTATCATCTTTTAGTTGTGCAAATgtcttctcctctcttttctcctttttctctatCTACCCCCATATGTAGTGGACAAATTCCTCTTGTGGGATTACTTTGCCACAACAAATAAGCAAAAGTAGGCATTTTTATTGGATTAATTTTCTAAGTGAAAAGTCCAAATAAAGACAAAAAGTGTCTTTGtgttttcaaataaggactcaaagTAATTAAATCATCTCAAATAAAGGCTCGAAGTgaacttatttcaaataaaacctaaaatgactatattaaaaaaagggCCAAATCTCTCAAATCGAAAtacatttttgtctttttatttaatttttttgtctatttcttttactttattttttatttttattttttctttataggTCATTGGACTTGGGTGAGGGCAACTCCCATTAGTGTTGGGCAAGGGCATTCCTCATTAGATCGTTGTTAGGCAAGGGTGGCTTTGCACTGGGCCGCCCGTCGCCCAGGTGAGGGCATCCCTTGCCCTCACTTGAGGCGGGCGACCTCCACCAAGCATTGAAGATGATGGCCGAGGTAGGGacaaggataaaaaaaaaaaaagaaaggaaaaaaattttaaaaaaaaaaaaaaatgatttttttaatatagtcataattttttaccaaaataccCTTTCTTAATGGCCGGAATAGTCACCGACTAACCAaatatccttatttgagacgACTTGGCCACTTCAAGCCTTTACTTGAAATGATTTGACTATTTCTGgcatttatttgaaacaaatatCACTACGGGgctttatttaagaaaacaagAGCACTTTaagtccttatttggaatttggaatttttctaatttttccctATTTATTACTCCAACATTGTACTGTTTTGGCCAAATCACCCCAACGCCCCTCcatttccaaaatttattaaCTCCACTCCATTGTACTGCCAAAAGTTTTGTGCCAAAAATCaatgtacacttaagtatcacAACACCCTCCATTTCCAAAATCCTACTCTTAACTCCACtccagaaaataatataaaaattaaataaattaaatttaaaattcgatatagttaaaacattttaaagttaaaatatttaaaaaataataaatttaaaattagatttagttaaatatttaaaaataataattttaaaataaaatttaattaaaatataaaaataataattttataaaaaaattaaaattagatttagttaaaaaatttaaaaaaattaaacttaaatttagttaaaatattaaaaaataataatttaaaaaataataatttaaaaataaaaaaatttaaaaatttttataataattttaaaaatttaaaattttaaaaattttataaaaattctaaaattagatttagttaaaaatttaaaaaataaaaattttaaaactaaatttagttaaaatattaaaaataattaaaaaaaattaaaaataaaaattttaaaaatagatttagttaaaatattagaaaaataataattttaaaattaaattcaattaaaatgttaaaaaataatatttaaaaatttaaaaatttaaaaggggGCGGTGGCTAGGCTGCCCTCAGccccctttttattaatttataaaattttgataattttaaatttttttaaaattttaatctaaaattattattattttaatattttaactaaatttaattttaaaattattttttaaatattttaactaagtctaattttcaaatttttttattttttatttttaaaattttttatttttgaaattattattttttaatattttaactaaatttaaatttaaatttaattttatttttaactaaattattttaaaattattattttttattttttaaaaattttaaatttttatatgattattttttaatattttaactaaatttaattttaaaattattattttttaatattttaactaaatgtaattttaaaattattatttttaatattttaactaaatgtaattttaaatttattatttttaatattttaactattaaaattattattttttaatatttaactaaatctatttttaaatttaatttatttaatttttttatttttttttttatcacataagCCCAAACGACGCATTTTTtacattatttggccatgtcgcGTAGAAAACACCATTCGTTCTTGTCCCCTTCAGAGCTACATGACCCTCAACACACATTCTACTTCCCTTGAATCGTCTCAAGGAACTTTTGGAATGAAGTCTCCCTAAGTTGACTACATTCTGGCACATCTGGAGAAGTGGTTTGTGAAAATTCAGTGAGTGTTTAAGTAATCTGGTCAAAACTAGAGCGCTGTCAATTAATCTTTTTGAACGGTCAAGCCTAATTATGGTCTTTGACTTGCACTATTCCTTCAACAGGATCGATTCAAAATGTATTCTCAGTCCTCCTTTGTCGCTTCTTGTGTTCTGAATACATATATGTGATTCTAGGAAGACTCAGAGCTACCAGAGGCTGCTATTATTTCATTTTGCAAAAGATAAAAGCTTCTATTTGTCCGGAACATACAGATAAACATATTAACTTCTTTTAGAAGGCTTTGTCCTGTAGACTGATTAGTTTGCATGTTGTGTCAATGGACCGTGCCTACAAACCAACCTGTCTCACACTTGATCCTTCGGATAGTTTGATAAACTAAAGAAATAGACAGAATGATGAACTGCAAGTTAACTTTAAAGGAGACATCACTGTGGCAACTCGTTGATTCAGCAGAGAACGAAGAAAGTAAATTTcagagcagatggacatctgGTTAGATCTTCCAATTCCTTTGAAGCAAAAAGAAGTACAAAGCATTAGCATACAAAATCCTTTGTTTACAGTTGCTTCTAATGATGCTGCATTGCACTCAGGCAATATAGCAgtgaaaatcataaattaaataCTTGGCAAGTGATGGCACACAGCAGGAAAATCCCGATAAGCATGTTCATGAGATTATGCAGTGGAGGTTTATGGAGCTTTCTGCGCTCTTGGTGGTTGGTCTGATCAATGCAGTCACTGAATTTGCTTTCTCTCTGGCATGTTCAATCTCCCTGCTGGTTTTCTTCCCTGATGAATTACTTGCTGAACAGTAGTCTTGGTATTTTGGTACCTGCCAACATAACGTGTTTCAAATAGTGAGATgataaggaaaaggaaacaaaggatTAACAGGAGAccagaaaatgaagaattttCAGGCCTATATTCCattgattttccgaaaaatatggAACAATGCCAATCAAACTAAATGTTCCAACAATGCACATCAAGACTGGAAGATAATAGCAAGACAAAATCAGTTAAACTGGGAGTTTCTTTCACCTTCGCTGTTGCTGCAGCTTCATCCCAAGATACACATTCTGTTTTAACATTTCTCAATGTGATTTCCTGCTTCTTAACCTTTTCAAGCCTCAGTTCTTCATTGACATAAATTTTTGGGGCTCGGGCATTTTTGGAGTCATGGGCTTGCTCAGAAGCTCCATAGGTTTGGCTGAGGAAACATGTGAGCTGTTGAGTTTACTCTGTATGATGGCTTTCTTTTGCTCAAGAGGAAAAACACCATGGATTGACCCAATTGTTTGTGTTCGGCGATTCTCCATTATAGATATTTGGCCACTCTGCAACAAAGCATTGCATATATCAAATGGATCGATGGAAATAACTGAGGCATTATATTGATCTTATGACAAACATTAatgttttgattctcaaattgtCTGAAAGCTCTAATTAAATGATCTGCCTTTTAGTCATCTGTTATAACCTTTTTCAATATCTcagctgcaattttttttaatatattttttgctTTAGAGTTTTTCACCATTCTTATTATTTGAATCCAAGTTGATAAAGCACGAGCAATTTAGACTGAAATTTCACTCCCTTTTGGTAGAAGAATGCTAGGATCCACTTTATGTTTTTTCACAAAGTGGCTTTTAACAAGTTTAACCATTTACTCAAGTGCCTACCTACGAACCACATATGCAATATATTGTTAGCTGCAGTCAGAAAGGGAATCTGCAACATCTAATTAACTACCCAACCAATGCACTTCAACCCATAAGAATAGTAATAAGACAAAATGGGTTTGTTTAGAAGCTCCTTTCACCTTTGTTCTGGCTGCAGTTTCATCCAAATATATGCATTCTGGTTTGATACTTTGAGCAACTGTTTCCTGTCTAACATTTCTAAACCTCGGCACTTCATCCTTGCCATTATATTTTACACTCGCAGTGTATACAGGAAGTGCCATAGGCTTCTTAGGAACAACAAGGGGGCTGCTGAACTTATTCTCCACCATGCCTTTCTTTCCGTCAAGGGGAACAACACCTGGGAGTGAGTCAATTGTCTGTGTTCGCTGATGCTTCATCAGCACAGGAGGCTCATTATGCAAGTTAGATGTTTGGCCATCCTACAGCGACAGATTGTATGAAATGAAATGATTCGGAGGAATTAACTGAGGCATTAAATTAAGTTCATAACAAACCTTCAAGATTAGGTTTTAAATTGTCCACGTTCTTATGTAATTGAAAGTTAATGAAGCACAAGTAACTCAGCATGAAagtctgcttttctttttccatagaCAAATTCTATGACGAATTTCTATTCTACACAAAGATATTGAAAGCACATTATCCTTATTTTTCAGATTACCTGGAAAAGGGAAGTGCCCTTTGAGCGCATTTTAAACCATTTTAACCTAAATTTACTAGTGAAGTAATCACAGCAACCAAATGAAATTTCGAGGGAAGAATTTTGACCTGTATTTGCATTTCGTCTCCATGGAAGAAGTCGGCATCAAAAAGATCTTCAAATAGCATGTATTCATCCTCTTTACCTGTTTCGGGCAACAATTGGCTATAATCATCAGTATGGCCATTGTCCAATGTGAAGTCCATAACAGTCGGACTCTCCTCAATCAGGGACCCCATCATTGCTTGGATCGAATACTGTATTTACAATTGAAAGATCAGTGATTAACAAATTTCGAGCGCCAGTGAAGACAGACGTTAAGTTTATAAACGGAACATTTTTTCCTCTGACCTCAGGAAATGAGCCCTCATGATCAGGTTGATGAAGATACGATTCCAAATCCACCAGGTAGTTGGCTCCATGGTCCGATGCTATGCTTGAGTTATCAGCCTTCTCATCTCGTCTCCGCTTTAAGTGACACAGAACATAATTTCGATTGAACTGTCGAAAGGCCATGTTATACCAGTTCATACCATCAGCTCATATTTTCTTCAACAGTCACAAATTAAGATTTCAACCTTCCGTAGTAGAAACTGAGcccaaagaaaaaggtaaaaaatgcTTCTCTGCTTCTTTAGGACACACGGAAACTTTTAATGGGTGTTCTGCAGATTATTGAAGCTATAGTTCTAATATGATCGAATTCACGCTGCTTGCAAATCTAAGTAATTGTAACGAAAAAAAGAGGGATAGATTGAGTACATCATTGTCGAGTAGATGATATTCGTGGATGACCCAGTTGGTCTGGACGCCATCCTGGAAGATTAACGGTATCTTGGAACCGATCTTTTTGTCGTCATTTCCTGCCTTAATATCTTTATGTGAACCAGTGATCTTCCAAGAATAACCACACGGTGTTTTCCTGCTAATCCGCTGGGTCTGCATCCGTGGACAAATGAACCACCACTCTTGATCATTGGATGGAATGATAGAATTCTCTGCTTGCACATTCAAAAACACATTTTAAGTCAAGAGTAAGGGGCTACTGCTCTTTTTTCTGAGGCCCTCTGATGAAGTTGCGAAGGACTTACCCTTGAATTTGGCTGGTAAATCCCATGGATTAACCTTATAGATGTCATCTAGCGTCGGAATAATGCAGAAACTCTCCCTCCTTCCGGGTACTTCCAACTTCATGTAATTGATCAGTTCCTCCTCGGTTGGACGGAATCCGTAGCCGACAATTGCCCGCTGAAGCGATAGCGCAATCTCCTTGACATCAAGGCTAATTGGATAGATCCTAGTTTCCatatcttgttttctttctctcacgCCAAGTGAAGTTCAAGCTAGCTGAGATTCAGAACTCAGGGAGGTGAGCTTACACAGAAgtcgaattatttttttggaaggTCTTCGTCGAAGTCTTCTCCTTCCTCGAGAAGTAACATGACAAGGACCTCCATTGGTGGATTAGTATAGTCAAGTGATCATGATCCATGACAGAGACCGTTTTCTTTCCCCACTCCTGTAACTGATGggccaacaaaaagaaaaagaaaacaagttcGTGTTTTATTCtccaaaattatattataaGCCCATGAAGCTTCCTTAGCCCATTTCTCATTATATCTGCGGCTAGTGTTTAATAGGGGGATGAAAAACAGAGTCGGCAGAAGAacatgaaagaagaagaaaggggagggAGTGAGCTGCGAGAGAGCAGAAAAGACGAGAGGGGGAATCGATATGGGCTGTTGAAAATGTTGACTGATAGGATTTTGGAGGTTTCCAGGCAACCTAGCTTCGACTTGGTTTTTGGTCAGCGACAATTGGTGCTCATCTCTTTTATGATTTGTAATCTTGCGGCTTGAAAACCATAGGAATTAGTTATGTTATAGTTTGTGAAAGAGGCAGCATATGAAGTGATGTTtattaaaaagaggaaaaaaaattgtatttaagctccgttcatttcacaaaaaatgtagcgtttctaaaaaatatttttcaggaagtcattttctaatgtttggatgaaatctgaaaatggagtggaaaatatttttgttgttcgataaggaaaatattttcctccatatactatttttcatttattttatttttttaaaatggatttttcatattttaaagtcaatttttaattattttatttttaaaaattgattattcaattattttttctttttcttttctttattttctatcttcttctttcttggccggtCGTCAGCCATGGTGATGGCTAGCGACCGGCCAtaggcgagcctcaagctcgccaatGCGGCAACGCCCAAGTTCGACGAGGTCAAGGCTCACTAGATCGGCAAGCGTGAGCTTGTGGCCGACGAGTGGCGAGCCTCATGCTTGTCagcaagcttgaggctcgcttGTGGCCAGTCGCCAGCCGTCGCCAAGGCTaatgactagccaagaaagaagaagttgggaaataaagaaaagaaaaaggaaattaaaaaataatttgaattaaaaaggaaaaagaaaattgaaaataattcgaataaaaaatgaaaagaagaagaagaagaaggggaggaggaagtgatgattcatagaggtgtgagataagatttttcaaaagtggaaaatattttcctctaatttaaaagacttttttttctttcatggaaaaaatttccccaagaaattcattttccataaaacgaACAGAGCTTTAACATAAAGTTAAATTGTACAATTTCTAACATTTCGTTATTTAAAATGACACTTTAGAATATATCTTATAATAGTTAGAGAGTTGATTATTTGCAAATGATTTCACGACAGGTGACATATATTTTGATGAgataattgcactaaaaattctaaaactttgtTCAAAAGTGGAATCGAAACTTAAAACTTCCAAAAAGTAGaattaagtcttaaaagttGTCTAACTAATGTAATAAAGTATTTCTATTAACTCCGTCTAACTTGAGAGATGGAAAATGTCGACATGAAACTTTTATTATATTCTGAGGATAGGCAGGGAGCCACATCAGAAAAATAggccaaaatataaaaagaggaaaaagaaaaagccaaaacaaaggaggaaaaaacacaaaatagaTGACTGAAAGAGAAAAGCAGGATGGAGGAAGGGAATTCCGAAGGGGTGGCGCACCGCCGAGCAGGCGCTTCGACCCTTGCCCGGCCATGGCGCCTCTCTGCCTGTTCCCTTTGACCGGCGCGACTTCACCGCTTTCCGTCTCAACAGTTGCAAGCCTTCTCCTTATCAACACCGCAGGTGGATCAGAGGCCCTTTTCTGGATTCATTTCAGGTTGACTCCAAACGTGGATCGTGCCTAGGCGAGGCTCGGTTCGATCGAGTTCACCCACCATCGACCAAGAGGTGCCAGTTGATGATGAGGCAATCGTCGAGCTCTTGAGTCGTTGCAAAAGTTGAGCTACGACGGCACTTACTGTGGTTCCATGAAGGAGacatatttcaaaattagaatttCACTTTTTTGGCCCAGAAGAGTTTCAAAtgataattttgtttgttaTTTATCAGGACTTTATAAGGTTGGGAGGTGGAGCCGGCCCTTTTTTGCCTTTCAAGCATCCGAATCTGGAATGGTGGATATACAGGGAGTTCATGGATCAGTTTCACCGTGTCCATTCTCAACTTGTTCTTCTCCTTTCGTTTATCACTGCCTGTTCATCTGGTTCATTTATCAGAATCCTGCCTCTCCTTTCTCACCGGCTGTCCTGGCAAGGTTGGACCCTCGTTGGCAAAGGTGGGGGCAGCGACGCCCCCTTCAAATTCCccaatcttctctctcttctagttatattttacttttttgacTTCTGGGATTTTTTTGGCGTTTTTCTCTAATTTTAGGTCTTTATTCAGTGCCACGTGTCTAagaattataatattaaatGCCAAGTCAGTATTTTCCGTCAATTCAAATTGAACGAagttaacaaaaatatttgattgcacttttagaaagttttaggacttgattgtattttcgcaataaattttaggatttttaatgcacttattcgtattttgatttgtaaaatttgttttatGAATGAATTCTGAAATGGTTTTGTGATTGATGAGATGATTGTGTTGATGGTTTATGCTCTTGTCACAGTGAATTGAAAGGTTGTTAGTATGCATATGTTCTCTGTTTGGGCCAAGCCACAAAATACTATAGGTCGAGAGCTATGCCAAGGGAGAATCTTGGTAGTTCTTGTCACGGGATGTTGACCGTTGGCTGTTGACAGAATTTAATATTGGCCATTCAATTGAGCAATGGATTGAACTATTAATTTACtttaatattgttgattgaatgagtattttttttttttttatgaatataaCGCTTTGCTAAAGTGATGTATCATGTTTGCTCTTATACCTATTTTTATATTGGATTTAGATAAATGTATTTATGGTAatgttttataaaaatgcaGAATGCTCAATCTCCGTAGAAAAGAATCATACTATTCACTAAGTGGTGGTTTGCATATACCATTCATCTCAATTCTTTTCTCAAGTTACACAACTACCCACAGATAGAACAAGAGTGATATCAACAGGGAATTTGTTTAcgagttggattttgggtaTGAATTGAGATAGTTGTGTTTATGTCCAAAATGATATTTGTTAGATTTAGTTTGTTAGTTTGGAGAACTATAtattctttttggtggatttaAAACAATATTCCTGTAACCAACTTGCtgttttatcataaatatagatgaatatatatttttatatcatatcaatGTTAGCTATGTGTATGAGGTTACTTCTTTTGGGTAACAGGTGTATCTATAGTGTTATTTGGTCTGGCAAATTCAATATTGGCAAGGCATTCATTACTAAAAGACAAGTAGGATTTCCAGTGTATTCTGGACTTGAACTCTACTTCAAGAAAATAACATACCTACTATAGAGTTAGCTATGACAAATCAATCTCTTATCGTTGACAAAATTACATGTCCTACATCAATATTCTTTTTAGGTGGTGGAGTCTAGCGTCATCACTATTGCTTTTCCAAAAGCTTAGTTCCATGTGCTTATTCTCATAAAATCTCACAACTCCGGTATCagtttttatgataaatatattaaaaatcctaaattttttcaagaaagtataacggaatcctaaaactttcaaaaagtacaatcaaatcctaaaatttatcatgaaaaattaattgagtCTTAATACTTTTAAAAACGCAATTAAGTCACaaaacttgttataaaaattcaattgagtccCAAAAATTGcgaaaaaatgcaatcaaatcctgaAACTTGTTAGCATTTTCTATTTGTCAAGTTAGACATCAAAGCTAAGTTCACAAAATTGTCCAACTTATATAAAGTTTAGAGGCAGTTTGGGAACCATAAATGTGTGAGACAGGGATAATGTAGTTATTGAAATGTCTCATGTATGGCTGACTCTCATTTGGGAATTACCAGTTGTGTGAATAGTAAGGGCATGcaaattgaatgattttgaCTAAAACAAATCGGAATTTGAAGTCATTTGATTGTAGCAGGTGGAGTAAAAAACCATGAATCAGAATTAACTAAAGCAACAGATATAACTAAA
This Eucalyptus grandis isolate ANBG69807.140 chromosome 7, ASM1654582v1, whole genome shotgun sequence DNA region includes the following protein-coding sequences:
- the LOC104452960 gene encoding NAC domain-containing protein 53, which gives rise to METRIYPISLDVKEIALSLQRAIVGYGFRPTEEELINYMKLEVPGRRESFCIIPTLDDIYKVNPWDLPAKFKENSIIPSNDQEWWFICPRMQTQRISRKTPCGYSWKITGSHKDIKAGNDDKKIGSKIPLIFQDGVQTNWVIHEYHLLDNDFNRNYVLCHLKRRRDEKADNSSIASDHGANYLVDLESYLHQPDHEGSFPEYSIQAMMGSLIEESPTVMDFTLDNGHTDDYSQLLPETGKEDEYMLFEDLFDADFFHGDEMQIQDGQTSNLHNEPPVLMKHQRTQTIDSLPGVVPLDGKKGMVENKFSSPLVVPKKPMALPVYTASVKYNGKDEVPRFRNVRQETVAQSIKPECIYLDETAARTKSGQISIMENRRTQTIGSIHGVFPLEQKKAIIQSKLNSSHVSSAKPMELLSKPMTPKMPEPQKFMSMKN